From Vigna unguiculata cultivar IT97K-499-35 unplaced genomic scaffold, ASM411807v1 contig_539, whole genome shotgun sequence, one genomic window encodes:
- the LOC114172392 gene encoding uncharacterized protein LOC114172392 yields the protein MDRKWMFASRLSKEYEDGVKEFRRFAVEHAKNPSRIICPCLKCCHSRVVNADELEAHLVCNGIDKSYSCWTKHGENQKNDIAHNGHDSTSYAPQETDTTYDFDQVEEIANIIEEDMRDCPQMFDRLTMDAKTPLYNGCTSFTRLSAVLKLFNLKAGNGWSDKSFTELLSLLKDMLPQDNVLPCRMYEAKKMLSSIGMSYEKIHACPNDCILFRNEYAPLDKCPKCRALRYKKNSAPMKVVWYFPIIPRFRRMYHNAQDAKSLRWHADERICDGKLRHPADSPQWAKVDHDYPNFGKEPRNLRLALSTDGINRMVCKATRTARGLWL from the coding sequence ATGGATCGGAAATGGATGTTTGCTAGTCGATTatcaaaagaatatgaagatGGGGTGAAAGAGTTTCGTAGATTTGCAGTTGAGCATGCAAAAAACCCTAGTAGAATTATTTGTCCTTGCTTGAAGTGTTGTCATTCAAGGGTAGTGAACGCAGATGAGTTAGAAGCACATTTAGTATGCAACGGAATTGATAAAAGTTATTCATGTTGGACCAAACATGGTGAAAATCAAAAAAATGATATAGCACATAATGGGCATGATAGCACAAGTTATGCACCACAAGAGACTGACACAACATATGACTTTGACCAagttgaggagattgcaaacaTTATTGAAGAGGATATGCGAGATTGTCCTCAAATGTTTGACAGGTTGACAATGGATGCAAAAACACCATTGTATAATGGTTGTACTAGTTTCACAAGACTATCAGCGgtgttaaaattattcaatttgaaaGCAGGAAATGGATGGTCTGATAAGAGCTTTACTGAATTACTATCACTTTTGAAAGATATGCTACCACAAGATAATGTACTTCCTTGTCGAATGTATGAggctaaaaaaatgttaagctCTATTGGTATGAGCTACGAGAAGATTCATGCTTGTCCAAATGATTGCATTCTTTTTCGAAATGAATATGCACCATTGGATAAATGTCCTAAATGTAGAGCATTACGTTACAAGAAAAATTCAGCACCGATGAAAGTGGTATGGTATTTTCCTATAATACCAAGATTTAGGCGCATGTATCATAATGCACAAGATGCAAAGAGCTTAAGATGGCATGCAGATGAAAGGATATGTGATGGAAAGCTTCGACACCCTGCTGATTCTCCTCAATGGGCAAAAGTTGACCATGATTACCCCAATTTTGGAAAAGAACCAAGAAACCTACGTCTTGCTTTGTC